The Siniperca chuatsi isolate FFG_IHB_CAS linkage group LG7, ASM2008510v1, whole genome shotgun sequence genome includes a window with the following:
- the LOC122879082 gene encoding uncharacterized protein LOC122879082: protein MALFWVWIPVLGSLMLAEILWTVPIDQDQWPRPEDVELAEGYLRRFYNLNPRGRVSGRRIRSASATEEKIREMQNFFGLRETGRLDLHTLDVMREPRCGLPDVENYSFYPEKPKWKNHTITYMIAKYTQDMKREDVEKSFRSALKMWSDAAPLSFIKVNHGKADIVFSFTRRTHGDFFPFDGPHGVLAHAFQPGGGMGGDVHFDEDETWTAGRQGYSLFAVAAHELGHSLGLTHSKDPSAIMYPNYRYHSSTQYSLSKDDVLGIQTLYGKPTRKVETQPVPDKCHPNFSLDAAVMIGNEIVFFKNRYMWMRTTRTTYWNHLRESHSSTYLPSISSHVDAAYDIPVKGVAYIFTGHKYWVVQQLKMISHAGSIYEYGFPSRVRQVDAAVHVSEYGKTVFFIGEVYYRFDERSRRMDPGFPRLILTDWPGIPRRVDAAFKSRGSIFLFSGTKSYQYDFKRKRVGPLFTLSPSGGRGAPQGLGLTFTRMCKRTLHTLIQLLSEQYTPQAVKVAFIRGEWIEKRKHFNKMSLADFWIVLLGCLTLCHAAPTTAPSVSPEDEDLAEGYLSQFYADAGMKNSSLRSITENSFSQDLQAMQAFFGLEVTGVLNNETIEVMKAPRCGVSDISRYGHFAGRPKWEKRLITYRITQYTPDLTQRQVDATIAQAFQLYRDVIPLDFKQVYSGTADIMILFKGGYHGDFYPFDGAGGVLAHANSPGQGQGGDTHFDDDETWTLTQRGVNLLLVAAHEFGHALGLDHSRDRRALMYPTYKYVSTNGYRLPDDDRRGVQELYGSRTPVPTTEPKPKPPRGPDPGPEPEEPTEDPNPDPLPNPRDEQCSRELVFDAATSIRGDLYFFKNGYYWRKSSTFQGIRLTKLNTKWPRINYVDAAFEVPSKDVVYLFEGRQYWGIRAYAKTIISGYPKFITNLGLPSSVSKVDAAVYVPTTRKTLMFVNNQYWSYDEDRNQMDFGYPRFITQDFPGIGSKIDAAFENIGYLYFSSGPRQSEYYLPYKRVMRVLLNYGWLNCY from the exons ATGGCGTTGTTCTGGGTGTGGATACCTGTTTTGGGCTCTCTGATGTTAGCGGAAATCTTGTGGACTGTACCCATCGATCAGGATCAATGGCCGAGGCCTGAGGATGTGGAGCTGGCTGAG GGCTACCTCAGGAGGTTTTACAACCTGAACCCCAGAGGCAGAGTGTCAGGAAGAAGGATCAGGTCCGCGTCAGCCACAGAGGAGAAGATCAGAGAAATGCAAAACTTCTTTGGTCTGAGAGAGACGGGTCGTCTGGACCTTCACACCCTGGATGTGATGAGGGAGCCGCGGTGTGGTCTTCCAGATGTAGAAAACTACAGCTTTTACCCCGAAAAGCCTAAATGGAAGAACCACACCATCACATACAT GATTGCCAAATACACTCAGGACATGAAGAGAGAGGATGTGGAAAAGTCCTTCCGTTCTGCCCTGAAGATGTGGAGTGACGCAGCACCACTGAGCTTCATCAAAGTCAACCATGGCAAAGCTGATATAGTCTTCTCCTTCACCCGCAGAA CTCATGGAGATTTCTTTCCCTTTGATGGACCCCATGGTGTGCTGGCTCATGCCTTTCAGCCAGGAGGGGGGATGGGAGGAGACGTGCACTTTGATGAGGATGAAACATGGACGGCGGGGAGGCAAG GTTACAGCCTGTTCGCTGTTGCCGCTCATGAGCTTGGCCACTCACTGGGTTTGACTCACTCAAAAGACCCCTCTGCTATCATGTACCCCAATTACAGGTATCACAGCAGTACACAGTACTCTCTATCCAAAGATGATGTGCTTGGGATCCAAACACTGTACG GAAAACCCACAAGAAAAGTGGAAACACAACCAGTCCCCGATAAGTGTCACCCCAACTTTTCTTTAGATGCAGCAGTTATGATTGGAAATGagattgttttctttaaaaacag GTACATGTGGATGAGAACAACACGGACAACTTATTGGAATCACCTGAGAGAGAGCCACAGCAGCACATATTTACCGAGCATCAGCTCTCACGTTGATGCCGCTTATGACATCCCTGTCAAAGGCGTGGCGTACATATTCACTG GTCATAAGTACTGGGTGGTTCAACAACTTAAGATGATAAGTCATGCTGGCTCCATCTATGAGTACGGCTTCCCCTCCAGAGTCAGGCAGGTTGACGCTGCTGTGCATGTCAGCGAATATGGGAAAACAGTCTTCTTCATAGGAGAGGTTTATTACAG GTTTGATGAGCGCAGCAGAAGGATGGACCCCGGCTTCCCCAGACTCATCCTAACAGACTGGCCTGGAATCCCGAGAAGGGTCGACGCTGCCTTCAAGTCacgtg GCAGCATCTTCCTCTTCAGTGGGACAAAATCCTACCAGTATGACTTCAAACGAAAGCGGGTG GGGCCACTCTTTACTCTCTCCCCCTCTGGGGGAAGGGGAGCCCCACAGGGGCTTGGCTTAACATTTACTAGAATGTGCAAGAGGACTCTGCATACTCTTATTCAGCTTTTATCAGAACAATACACACCTCAGGCTGTCAAGGTTGCCTTTATAAGAGGAGAGTGgatagagaaaagaaaacactttaacAAGATGTCTCTTGCTGATTTTTGGATTGTGCTGCTGGGTTGTTTAACCCTGTGTCACGCAGCACCTACCACTGCACCATCTGTTTCACCAGAGGACGAAGACCTGGCTGAG GGATACCTTTCTCAGTTCTACGCTGATGCTGGGATGAAAAACTCCTCATTGCGAAGCATCACTGAGAACTCCTTCAGCCAGGATCTACAGGCCATGCAGGCTTTCTTTGGCCTCGAG GTGACTGGTGTCTTGAATAATGAGACTATTGAGGTGATGAAGGCACCTAGGTGTGGTGTGTCAGACATCAGCCGATATGGACACTTCGCTGGGAGACCCAAATGGGAGAAAAGACTGATTACATACAG GATCACTCAGTACACTCCAGATCTGACCCAGAGACAGGTGGATGCAACCATTGCTCAGGCCTTCCAGCTCTACAGAGATGTCATCCCGCTGGACTTTAAACAGGTGTACAGCGGTACTGCGGACATCATGATCCTTTTCAAGGGCGGAT ATCACGGGGACTTTTACCCTTTTGACGGGGCGGGTGGAGTCTTGGCTCATGCTAACTCTCCTGGACAGGGTCAGGGAGGGGACACAcactttgatgatgatgaaaccTGGACTCTCACCCAAAGag GTGTGAATCTGCTGCTGGTGGCGGCCCATGAATTTGGCCATGCTCTGGGCCTGGATCACTCCAGGGACAGACGTGCACTAATGTACCCCACTTATAAATACGTCAGCACAAACGGATACAGGCTGCCAGATGATGACAGGCGTGGGGTTCAAGAACTTTATG GCAGCCGTACACCAGTGCCCACAACAGAACCAAAACCTAAACCACCTCGTGGCCCAGACCCTGGACCAGAGCCAGAGGAACCAACAGAGGATCCAAATCCAGATCCTCTGCCCAACCCCCGAGACGAGCAGTGCAGCCGCGAGCTGGTGTTTGACGCAGCTACCTCCATCAGGGGGGACCTGTACTTCTTCAAAAATGG ATACTATTGGAGGAAGAGTTCAACTTTCCAAGGAATCCGTTTAACTAAATTGAACACAAAATGGCCACGAATCAACTACGTCGATGCTGCCTTTGAAGTCCCATCCAAGGATGTGGTGTATCTTTTTGAAG GTCGTCAATACTGGGGCATAAGGGCTTATGCAAAGACAATAATTTCAGGCTATCCAAAGTTTATCACCAACCTCGGCCTCCCCTCTTCAGTCAGTAAGGTGGATGCAGCCGTTTATGTGCCAACTACTAGAAAAACACTAATGTTTGTGAATAACCAGTATTGGAG CTATGATGAGGATAGAAACCAAATGGACTTCGGCTACCCACGATTCATCACTCAGGATTTCCCTGGCATAGGCTCCAAAATAGATGCAGCCTTTGAGAATATTG GATATCTATATTTCTCCTCTGGCCCCAGGCAGAGTGAGTACTACCTGCCATACAAGAGAGTGATGCGTGTACTGCTCAACTACGGCTGGCTCAACTGTTACTGA
- the LOC122878673 gene encoding matrix metalloproteinase-20-like, producing MNVMLLSCCVLVLLMPGPCFTAPTFMPEEESSPSTEPQVDLKLATEYLQQYYNLQKEPLGRMKRSGPSFTSKVKDMQIFFGLNATGVLDSDTLEVMSSPRCGVPDVEEYSHIQGTRWNKNVITYSIGRYTRDLPRSTVDSLVESAFSVWARASSLTFVRSQTRSADIMVEFVTYEHGDLHPFDGPRGTLAHAFGPGLGVGGDTHFDDDEHWTAGETGFNLLVVAAHEFGHALGLKHSRNPESLMYPTYKSSRHANLLSREDVANINALYSPVRGRPNYFLRYGWSSSPGLSGSLFPQLMQNKCDPDLTFDAVSTLGDATFFFREKYLWIKHNQQSDIKEGPITNFMPKIETSIDAAFWVPRRSTAYLIHESMFWTVKGSLVKGKRRALSHFGFPAWVQDVDAAVHIVKTGRTLFFMHDIYWSYNENRRVMDFGYPKYISEDFPGVNTTINAAVHKEGFIYFFDGPQVYKYDYTQKHVVGVEKANSWLGC from the exons ATGAATGTCATGCTGCTCTCTTGCTGTGTCTTGGTCTTGCTTATGCCCGGTCCGTGTTTTACGGCGCCCACATTTATGCCAGAGGAAGAGAGCTCTCCTTCCACAGAACCACAGGTTGACTTGAAGCTGGCCACT GAATACCTTCAACAGTACTACAACCTGCAAAAAGAGCCTCTGGGGCGCATGAAGCGGAGCGGACCCTCCTTCACCTCCAAGGTGAAAGACATGCAGATATTCTTTGGACTCAATGCAACAGGTGTGCTGGACTCAGACACCCTGGAGGTGATGAGTAGCCCTCGGTGTGGTGTTCCAGATGTGGAAGAGTATAGCCACATCCAGGGGACACGATGGAACAAGAATGTCATCACCTACAG CATTGGCAGGTACACCAGAGATTTGCCTCGCAGCACTGTGGACTCTCTAGTTGAGTCAGCTTTCAGCGTTTGGGCCAGAGCCAGCAGTCTGACGTTTGTCAGGTCTCAAACCCGCAGCGCTGACATCATGGTGGAGTTTGTGACCTATG AACATGGTGACTTGCATCCATTTGACGGACCCAGAGGCACACTGGCTCATGCTTTCGGTCCAGGGTTGGGCGTTGGAGGGGACACGCACTTTGATGACGATGAGCACTGGACAGCAGGAGAGACAG GTTTTAATCTGTTGGTTGTAGCTGCACATGAATTTGGCCATGCTTTGGGCCTGAAGCACTCCAGAAACCCAGAGTCACTGATGTATCCGACCTACAAATCCTCCCGTCACGCCAACCTGTTATCCAGAGAAGATGTGGCAAATATCAACGCACTTTACA GTCCAGTCAGAGGTCGTCCAAATTACTTTTTGAGGTACGGCTGGAGCTCTAGCCCTGGGCTGTCAGGATCGCTGTTCCCTCAACTCATGCAGAACAAATGTGATCCAGACCTGACCTTTGATGCAGTGTCCACTCTTGGGGATGCCACTTTCTTTTTCAGAGAAAA ATATCTCTGGATTAAACATAATCAGCAATCTGACATCAAAGAAGGTCCCATCACCAACTTTATGCCCAAGATTGAAACCAGCATCGATGCTGCCTTCTGGGTGCCTCGCAGATCCACAGCTTATCTCATTCATG AATCCATGTTCTGGACAGTGAAGGGCTCTCTTGTAAAGGGAAAGCGTCGAGCACTCAGCCACTTTGGCTTTCCAGCCTGGGTCCAGGACGTTGATGCAGCCGTGCACATAGTGAAAACAGGACGCACCCTCTTCTTTATGCATGATATTTACTGGAG TTACAATGAAAACCGAAGGGTTATGGATTTCGGTTATCCAAAGTACATCAGCGAGGACTTTCCGGGAGTCAACACGACAATAAATGCTGCTGTTCATAAAGAGG GTTTCATCTACTTCTTTGACGGACCACAAGTCTACAAATACGACTACACCCAGAAACATGTTGTTGGAGTTGAGAAAGCTAATTCCTGGCTTGGAtgttga